A region of the Mycteria americana isolate JAX WOST 10 ecotype Jacksonville Zoo and Gardens chromosome 24, USCA_MyAme_1.0, whole genome shotgun sequence genome:
ATTAAAGTTGATCAAACAAGCACTGAATAGGCTGGAagtctggggagggggaaggaaggggctgAACTTTGGGTTCACATCCAAGGAGTCATCAGAAGACCGAACTGTGACTTCGCGGTGGAAATAAAGAGGGCAGGAAGGGGATCAGGTTGCCGGGGCCGCTCAGCTGAGGAGCGGCGACAGGAAGCCATTATCTTTTATGAGCAGTAGCCGCTGGGGGGAGCGAAAATTGCACGATGTACAGCGTCCCGCCAAGGCAGGGACGGGTTTCAGCCTGCAGGCACAGCTGGACAAAGGAGCGTCCCCGCTAGCACAGCTGGCTCCCCCTCCGCCATGCCTGGCTCCGCTCCTGGGGAGCACCGGGCTGGCACTCGAGCGGGACCGAGCTGCGGAAGCTGCTGGAAGGTCACCTGGGGGCTCCACGAGGGACTCGGCTACGTCAGTCGTGCGGCCGCTTCGGTCCCAGCCTGGCCACCGATGTGGGACAAGGCGACCCACGACCCCTTAGGCACAGAAACCCTCCTTGTTTTGCCCGCGCCGGCACCTCAATCGCACCGCCGTGATCGATGCTGCGCCGCTGACCTGCGCGGAAATACCAGCACGCTCCAGGCCCGCAGGCTGATGTTGTACCTCCAGGGAGAAAGGACCTGTCTAGGGTCTGCCCTGCAGCTGTAGCCATCCTTTTTCATATACAGCAACAAGACAGAAGCAAgagcctgtcctgctgcctgctcccagcagaaGCATCCTCGACAGGCAGAGCCGCACCAAGGCGGAGGGAGGAGGATGTGGGCCAGGATCCAGGGGATGAAAGCAGCCGGGCCAGCTGGGCAAGAAGCAGGACAGATGGGTGCCCAGGCAGCACCAAACCTTTCTTCTCACCTGTGACCAGCACCCCTGCGAGGTGCTGCGCTTGCCGGGCCGCGGGCCCCTGCACGTCAGGGAGCCCCACGAGCAGCCTAGCTGGGGTGCGGCAGCCACAGCGGCACCCACGCAGGGCAGGCAGCCCACGGCCAGACCCACGGCTGACGCACCACCAGGCACCCTGCACCCCACGAGGCGCCACCAAGCCGGGCACCAGTGGGGAGGTGACCCGGGGGACACCCAGGCCACCGCACCCGCAGCCACCCAGGGTGCTGAGCCCCTGCGGGAGGCACAAGCCCCCCCGGGTCTGCAACAAACACCCCAGACCCGCAGGCAGGGCCCCCCCGCTGCAGGGGGAGAAGCCCTTCCAGCTCCCCGTGCAGCACCCCGGagcgggacccccgggacccctcaCCTGCGCATACGGGTCCCCCGCGGCCATGGCAccccccgctgctgccagcgctcccccccctgcccgcagcccctttATGGCCGCTAATTGCTGCTaattgaagggggagggggagcgggaaggggagggggagcgggaaggggagggggagcgggagcgggagggggaggggggttACGGGCCCCCGCCCCACTCCGCCTCCCGTTCCGCCCCACATCCCCTCCCCACGCCAGAGGAgctcctgggggtgctgggactGGTTCCCCCCCCACTGCGGCACCCCAAGATCCCTGCCAGCTTGGGCACCCCAAGGGCCCCCTGTGCAGGGCACCTCGAGACCCCCATTCGGGACACCCCGAGAATCCCCATTCGGGACACCCCAAGACCCCACTTGGAACATCCTGAGAAGCCTTAcctgggcccccccccagcccaggacaACCCAAACTCCCCTCCTACCTGGGACACCCCAAGAGCCCATCGAGGGCACCCAAAGACCTGTCCTATCTAGGACACCCCAAAACTGCCCTCATCCAGGGCACCCCGGGGCACCCTGGGCCCTGATTACTGCACCCCAGGTCCCCCACCCAGGGCACTCCAAGCACCCACATGCCaccacagccccacggcacagGCCCCCCCTCCCCTCATTACAGGGAAACTCTGGTGACGATCAAAACCTGTGGCCACAGCGCCGGCCACCGGTGCGGGTGTGACAGCTgtctgtgggtgctgctgcccgTGGGTCCCCATGGCCCATGGGTGCCACTCTCTGTGGGTGTCACTGTCTCTGGGTCCTCACTGCCTATGGGTGTCACTGTCTCTGGGTCCCTACAGTCTGTAGGTGCCACTCTCCATGGGTGTTACTCTCTGTAGATCCCTGTTGCCCATGGCTCCCAACCGTCCGTGGGTCCCCACTGCCCAagggtgctgctgcctgtgggtccctgctgtccctgcatgCCTGCGGTggcccagccagccccgcagGGCCGGGACAAAGCCTGGGCGACTAGCTACTATGTGGAGGTGGCTGCTGGTGGGtgcagctggggacagggtgacAAGAGGATGCCCAAGCAGGGCGAGAGGTGGGGGACAGCGAGCAGCACTGCCTTGCCGGGAGCAGGAGCGCCCATGGGGACAAGGAGAAGGCCAGACCCACAGCAGGGTCACCCGGCCTGGGCAGGGACAAATCCACCTGTCAGGAGGAGGCAGACGTCCCTGTTGGTTCCTGCTCCTGGTGTTGGTTCCCCAAGCACCCAAGCTGGcatctgcttttttcccagctggatTCACCGAGCCTCGGCAGCCCCGCTGTGCCGCCCCGGCGCTGGCGCAGCTCCAGAGATGCCAAAGCCCTCCCAGAGGGTGCCAGCTCCGGTAacccagcacaccccagcagaTTACTGCAACATGGCAAGCGGGGCGATGAAAATGttgcccttcctcccctcttccaaaaaaaaaaaattgagcacaTTCTGCAACAGGGAACACACAAAgacattttctgatgaaaaaatcATGAATCCCTAATTGCCCGAGGGCTGTCAGCGGCATGTGGCTCATTAACAAATCACGTAGGCGGGTTCACGCCATGTGCAGCCTGTAGACACAGACCAGAGCTCCATTAATAGCCGAGCTTTCAGCCGGGGAGAAAATAGCTGCCCAGGCAGCCCTTTGGTAGTCACCGCTCCCCAAAGGGGTCACCGGCACTTTCCGGCAGTCGCCTCGAAAGCCCCAGCGCAGCCGGGGAGAGCTGCGGCAGCGGGGCGTGCAGCAGCCCCGGCGCAGCAAGACACGGTGGCAAACTGTGCCGCGGTCACCCGATGCCGGACGATGGCACCCGGGGAAGCGGCGAGGCCCGGGGGTGCTCACGGGGTGCGTTCTCCccttcaccccaccccaccccacgtTGCGCCCCGGCTGCCCCAGGGAGTCACGGCTCGGCCACAGGGTTTCAGGAGGGTCCGTGCCCCCGGCGCACGGGAAGCAGGGGTAAACGCTGCCAAAAAGCAAAGCGGTGGCAGGCGTAGGGGCCGGCAGACGTACAGCCCGACGCCAGAGCAGGGGGGCCGGTCCCAGGATGCTGGAACGGGCACtaggaggctgcaggcagagagacACCGTAGGTAGCACATGAATTCATATATAGTAAAAAGTCTTTATTAAGAAGGCTTTGAAgtcaaaaaataaaactcttgaTACAATTTTCATAACCGTCAAGTCAGCTCAGCAAATATATAATCAGTACTTTAGCCATGTAAGGTTAAAGGTccgttattttctttttaaaataaaatatattttagtttttaaaatttattcaatAAAGTACATATTTTCCTATAAATTCCCTACATATACATaaagaggtaaaaaataaaaaaataaaactaaaaaaaaaagaaaaaaaaccaaccaaaccaaccacaaaataaaaaggagataGAAATCTGTCTGGTTTTTGCGACATGGCATGGTAACTGTGCCCCCTCCGTCCCGCGAgctcccccgcccggcccggcccctccagCCACAACCCCCGACCTCTCATCACGTGTTTTTGGGCAGTTTTCACATTGGCAAAATAGAAGATAGACCTGcgttacaaaaaaaataatatatatatatttatagaacCATCAAGAATCATCCAAAAAAATAACTACATACAAAAGGAAcgacaacaaaaaaattataataataatagaatgattttaaaaaaataaaagacaacccTTGCGTGTCCTAAAATAAAAAGTGCAACCggaccttttctttctgtttatttaactTTGCAAACTGAATACTGTTATTTGGGAAGGACTGTTGAAGAACAGCTGggcttcctcctcccagctgctgggtGAAGAGTTAAAGCTATTCTGTAAACATCAgagtttcctcctctctgcagttTCACACCCCTCTTCCTCGTTGTCTTCGTCGGCCCcttcttccccacccctcccGACCCCCTGTATTTCGGccaccctcccgccccgccgtCCTGCCCTGTCCGCCTCTCcagccagcaagcagcagcctctccttcccccccccaccccctgcgcCCATCGGATCCgttattaaataaaaaggttgATTTAAACAGTTTAAAGTCCTTAAAAAGCTGtgttggggtggaggggagggctGGCCACCCTGGCGAGCCGGGCCCGGCTAGGAGAAGATGTGGATGGCTTGCGTGGCGGGAGTGTGGCAAGCGGGACACTCGGGCTCGGCTTTGCCGCAGATGCGCATGGCACACTCCATGCAGAAGAGGTTGTGGCCGCAGGGCACCAAGGCAGCGATCACCTCGCTCTCGAAGCACACCATGCACTCGCGGGAGCTCTTGCGGTGCCCGTCGGAGCTGCTGGAGTCGGTGGGCGAGCCCGAGGCGGCGGAGAtgctgccaggcagggaggaggaggaggagtagcCGGTACTGTTGGAGAAGGAGGACAGCGAGCCTTGGGTGGGCAGCCAGGACAAGGTGCTGACGGGGTCGCTCTGGATGCGGCGCGCTAAGGGGTGGTCCAGGGCCACGCCGCCACTCTCGGGGAGGGTGGGCGAGTGGCGCGGCGTGGCCGTGCCGCTGTTGCGTCTCTGCGAGCCATTGACggaggagcagctgctgaaggctTGCAAGGGGTTGCCCGAGCGCTCAAAGGGCGACCAGATGGTGGTGGGTGTCGTGAGGTCGAGGGCCAAGAAGTCGAAGCCGAAGTCGCACTCCTCCGAGCCCAGAGGGGCCGGAGGCTCGCTGAAGGTGAAGCCGCTGCTGGTGCTGtaggggctggtggggctggcgTCCGCCACCCGCCCGCTGTAGTAGGACTCGGTGGAGGCACTGCCCAGGGAGCTGAGGCTGTCGTTGCGGAGGGCGGccgaggggcggcgggcagggtggggggcctTGGCCCACAGGCTGGCCGTGCTGCCCTGCAGGTCGAGGCAGACGTCGGTGCCGTTGGAGTGGAAGTCGTTGTCGGCATTGACGTCGATGAAGGAGCCTGTCCGCATGGTGATGTGCGCCTCGATCTCCTCCCTAGCCCGGTCCACGTTCTCGGGCATGCCCGTCACCTCGAAGACAGGCTCCTTGTCCCGGCTGGGCGTCACGATGTAGGTGTGTGTCTGCTGCTGGATCCGCTTGATGGTGGCTCCCTTGGgccccaccaccagccccaccacacgGTACGGGACCCTCACCTGGATGGTGGTCTGTCCCGGCAGGTTGGGGGGCCCCTGCATCGCTCCCGTCAGCCCGTTCACTTTGTTGCGCGTCGCTCGGATCATGGAGAAGTGCTCGGCGGCCGAGAGGATCTCCCTTTTCGCCATCTCCACGTCCTCCTTCCTCCCAGTCACGATGAAAACGGGCTCCTCGCCCCTGACCGGCGTCTTGATGTACGTGTTGGTCTTGGCGCGTAGGGCTTTGATTTTGCAGCCTGCGGagcaaggagaaggggaaaaaaatgacacgTCAAAGCTGAGACCTCGTGGGGACCCCAGGCTCACCCAGGATGGGGAGATGCAGGACCAGCAGGAACCAGCAGGTCCCTTTGGTTCTGCGCCTGCAGCGCAGACACCCTTGGAGAGATGGGTCCTTCCCGCCTCAAAGGCAGCCAGGGGCTCACAGCTcggtgctggggggctgcaccGGATCGTCCGAGACACACCAGGCTCCTGGCCGCGGCCTGACCCTCTGCCACCACCTCCTCTGCACCACAGCGGGGATCGAGGACCCGCAGGATGCAGCCTGCGGCCCAGCTCCCGAGGGCCGGGACAACGCatggggccggggcagggggcactTTCTGGGCTGTTGAGGGGATGGGAAGCCGGGTTTACTCAAAAGCTGTTTAAGGaggtgcaagggaaaaaaaaaaaaaaagacactgaagatggaagggaaggaaaaggctcGTTTGGATCCCGCAGGTTTGTCGACACCTCTCAGCCAACAGCCAAACCCGAGAAACGGCCCTGGCCGCACCCCAGCGGCAGCAGCAATGGCCCGGAGGGACGGGGGAGCGGGGGCTCCCCGCGGCCAGGCAGCTCGGGcaccccctgcctccctctccctgcgCTGCGGGAGGAGACCCCGGGGCAGAGAGGCCGCACCCTGGCCGGCTGGGGCAGGGGTGCTCACGGGGCACCAGCTCTCCCCGTTCTGGAAAGACCTGCTTCCCCCGCACGAGGAACATGAttcagcaggcagagcccaggctgggaCGCAGGAGACCGGGGctttgctgccagctctgcctttgcCTCGCACAACCTCGAGCAagtccctgccctctcctcccgtGGGCgagctgggctccagctgccagTCCCCGCGGCGCCCGTCCAGCAAAAGGCTCCCGCTCTCCTCCGGGACCGGTCGCCGCTGCTCTCGCCAAGGGGCCGCAAGTGCGGCACCGCTCCCTGCAACCCCAGCCCTGCTAATTGCATCCGCTCTGCCTGCGCTCCAGTGCACGCACTTAATTAAATTCGCATGAGCCAGGCGCACAGCACCAGGAGCTCAGCCCGGCTGCCCGCCCTCCGCTCCCGGCACACGAGGGCGAGCGATCCCCTGTCTCCCACCTCCCACGCGCCCCCTGAGCTTTGCAGGGCccccaaagcaaagcagggagccCGCAGGGATGGAGGCTGCCCGATCAGAGCCCCGAGACCGTCCCCGTCcactgcaaatgctgctgctgcagatccaCATCGATAAATAGCCGCACGCTGACGGGGAGAGCTCGACTCCTCGCAGACACAGCCAAGGCAGCCGCAAGCGCCCGGCTGGCTCCTCCGCAAACGGCTCGCTCGGggcactcctcctcctcttcccagacGCTCCCTGAggaagggcagggctgctcttccagctgcaaggctggagaagggagagccCCGGAAGGTTGAAGGGACTCACGGGGCTGGGGCGGCACAGGACATTCAGGCAGGTCTGTCCCAACCAGGCAAACCAACCCGGGCCcgccagcagctggagagcagagccCTAACGGGGGCCGTGCTATTCCTGGAGAACCGCGCGCGGTGCATTTACCACGGCATTAAGCATCACGAATAACAAGAAGTAAAAACCGTCAAAATAAgtgagcagcagctgtgctgggtgTCACAGGCCGGCTATTTGGCAGCACTAACCCCTCCGACAGCCACGTCCAGGGAGCCGACGCGCGATGACACCGGCTTCTCTGGACACTTCCTCCAAAAAACCTCGAAAGCAGCGTGcagcagccagcgcagcccctgcccggctccaGGCTGCCTTGAGGTGCTGGCAGCTCCACGCATGCCCT
Encoded here:
- the MEX3D gene encoding RNA-binding protein MEX3D; translation: MPGSIYQPEGGQPARGPPRCLALLSPPPPPPPAGQEPPPEPEPGREREGPPVQDEAAALRFALDQLSLLGLEEAGERGLRAAEAGGAGPEEPEAAAGGAGPGGLQARERGGGSPPAAGAASPPAAFGNFAPHLAPPAALLAEPLGALGSRKKSVNMTECVPVPSSEHVAEIVGRQGCKIKALRAKTNTYIKTPVRGEEPVFIVTGRKEDVEMAKREILSAAEHFSMIRATRNKVNGLTGAMQGPPNLPGQTTIQVRVPYRVVGLVVGPKGATIKRIQQQTHTYIVTPSRDKEPVFEVTGMPENVDRAREEIEAHITMRTGSFIDVNADNDFHSNGTDVCLDLQGSTASLWAKAPHPARRPSAALRNDSLSSLGSASTESYYSGRVADASPTSPYSTSSGFTFSEPPAPLGSEECDFGFDFLALDLTTPTTIWSPFERSGNPLQAFSSCSSVNGSQRRNSGTATPRHSPTLPESGGVALDHPLARRIQSDPVSTLSWLPTQGSLSSFSNSTGYSSSSSLPGSISAASGSPTDSSSSDGHRKSSRECMVCFESEVIAALVPCGHNLFCMECAMRICGKAEPECPACHTPATQAIHIFS